The following are encoded together in the Cyanobacterium aponinum PCC 10605 genome:
- a CDS encoding carbohydrate ABC transporter permease — translation MTSSRWLKILNPYLFLLPALIVLGIIVFFPAIQAFSLSFTRYEYDLTQPPEWIGWENFRQLSEDKVFRQTLINTLIYLLGVVPPLVILSLLLAILVNQKLKAITWFRGAYYTPVVVSMVVAGLAWKALYWSNGLFNQFLRSIGLEDGIPWLTSPNWAIWSLMIVTVWKGLGYYMVIYLAGLQSISPELYEAGAIDGSDGWRKHLDITIPLMSPYIFLVAVISALSATKVFEEVYLLTQGGPRNASKTVVYYLYEKAFKELDISYACTMGLVLFVFILVLSIANLYLSKRVNN, via the coding sequence ATGACTTCTTCCCGTTGGTTAAAAATCCTTAATCCTTATTTATTTCTGCTTCCTGCTTTAATAGTTTTAGGGATTATTGTCTTTTTCCCCGCAATACAGGCTTTTTCTCTGAGTTTTACCCGTTACGAATATGATTTAACTCAACCGCCTGAATGGATTGGTTGGGAAAACTTTCGACAGTTAAGCGAAGATAAGGTATTTCGACAGACTTTAATTAATACCCTTATCTATTTACTTGGCGTTGTACCTCCTTTAGTTATTCTCTCTCTCTTGTTAGCGATTCTTGTCAATCAGAAATTAAAAGCAATTACCTGGTTTCGAGGAGCATACTATACACCTGTAGTTGTTTCCATGGTAGTGGCAGGATTGGCTTGGAAGGCTCTTTATTGGTCAAATGGTCTTTTTAATCAATTTTTGCGTAGCATAGGCTTAGAGGACGGTATTCCTTGGTTAACTAGCCCTAATTGGGCAATCTGGAGCTTAATGATTGTCACTGTTTGGAAAGGATTGGGATACTACATGGTTATCTATTTAGCAGGATTACAAAGTATTTCTCCCGAATTGTATGAAGCAGGAGCAATTGACGGTTCAGATGGTTGGCGTAAACATCTTGATATTACAATCCCTTTGATGAGTCCTTATATTTTTTTGGTGGCGGTAATTTCAGCATTAAGTGCAACTAAAGTTTTTGAAGAAGTTTATCTTCTCACTCAAGGAGGACCACGCAACGCCTCTAAAACAGTAGTTTATTATCTCTATGAAAAAGCATTTAAGGAGTTAGACATTAGTTATGCTTGTACGATGGGATTAGTTTTATTTGTTTTTATTTTAGTTTTATCAATTGCTAATTTATATCTTTCAAAAAGAGTCAATAATTAG
- a CDS encoding DUF3038 domain-containing protein has product MLEEQDNVQENFIDVEKVNLTPNKIKLIYLGILALGIKLESMVIPISKSELDLVVEYLSKVLQKNEELIRRACSLLEQIENSEQNNYYGIVKEYLDNFFGLSESEETLSLNLTQEQKLSLALKVLTDLLFYSSRSGQRYLHKQLQCL; this is encoded by the coding sequence ATGTTAGAAGAACAAGATAACGTGCAAGAAAATTTTATTGATGTAGAAAAAGTGAACCTTACTCCTAATAAAATAAAGCTAATTTATTTAGGTATTTTAGCATTAGGAATTAAACTAGAATCAATGGTTATTCCTATTAGTAAATCGGAGCTTGATTTAGTGGTTGAATATCTAAGTAAAGTATTACAAAAAAACGAAGAATTAATCAGAAGAGCTTGTTCTTTGCTTGAACAAATAGAAAATTCTGAGCAGAATAATTATTATGGAATAGTCAAAGAATATCTCGATAATTTCTTTGGTTTATCAGAATCAGAAGAAACTCTGTCCCTCAATTTAACTCAAGAACAAAAACTATCTTTAGCCCTTAAAGTTTTGACAGATTTACTATTTTATAGTAGTAGATCAGGACAACGTTATCTACACAAACAATTACAATGTTTATAG
- a CDS encoding biotin--[acetyl-CoA-carboxylase] ligase — MNKIVFNLPETFAYNLFKLNQIDCYLYDTLTSTNDQAWLLEKQNNIPFPFVVIARQQTAGKGQRGHIWRSHLGGLYLSLGLELNLPVNCLHHLTLFSASAIASEFNNIKIPVAIKWLNDLILEGRKLGGILWETKIEKSIIKKAVIGIGINYQNNSPANGISLNDYLCVGQNPDIDSIEKIGFLAIKAIINGYYFYKNYGIDFVVKTYNSLLYNHKETALINQQKGEILGVNKNANLLIKISSQNAKTIIKFPPEKYSISYNKNSQGYFVLEEK, encoded by the coding sequence ATGAATAAAATAGTTTTTAATTTACCAGAAACTTTTGCTTATAATCTTTTTAAGCTCAATCAAATAGATTGTTATTTATACGATACCTTAACTTCTACTAATGACCAAGCATGGTTACTGGAAAAGCAGAATAATATTCCCTTTCCATTCGTGGTTATAGCAAGGCAACAAACCGCAGGAAAAGGTCAAAGAGGTCATATTTGGCGATCGCATCTCGGTGGTTTATACTTAAGTTTAGGTTTAGAGTTAAACTTGCCTGTTAATTGTTTACACCATCTTACCCTATTCAGTGCAAGCGCGATCGCATCTGAGTTTAATAATATAAAAATACCTGTTGCCATTAAATGGTTAAACGACTTGATTTTGGAAGGCAGAAAATTAGGGGGTATTTTATGGGAAACAAAAATAGAGAAATCGATAATCAAAAAAGCAGTTATCGGAATTGGCATTAATTATCAAAATAATTCTCCTGCCAATGGAATCAGTTTAAATGATTATTTGTGTGTCGGTCAAAATCCTGATATTGATAGTATAGAAAAAATAGGTTTTTTGGCTATTAAAGCAATAATAAATGGTTATTACTTTTATAAAAATTATGGTATTGATTTTGTCGTAAAAACATATAATAGCTTACTTTACAATCATAAAGAAACAGCACTAATTAATCAGCAAAAAGGAGAAATATTAGGAGTTAACAAAAATGCTAATTTATTGATAAAAATTTCCTCTCAAAATGCTAAAACTATCATCAAATTCCCTCCCGAAAAATATAGTATTAGTTACAATAAAAACTCTCAAGGATACTTTGTATTAGAAGAAAAATAG
- a CDS encoding metallophosphoesterase family protein yields MVVATKKILQITDTHLDEKSTTHGHNVYDKLAMVFEQTIEKKDFDLIIFSGDISDKGSLNSYEWLAKKTENYNSKIIWMAGNHDSVDNMKQVFNLPFLVDIEENKLNYQLNLSGINILCLDTNDKLLSDNQIDWLIESTDDNTIIFIHHPPITCASPFMDDNHSLANWKIIKEKLSTISNKTFRFFCGHYHQESYISYQNIHLFLTPSTMFQIDRHKPHFQIANTLSGYRIIEIFEDKSFKTYCDYIFIT; encoded by the coding sequence ATGGTAGTAGCAACAAAAAAAATATTACAAATCACAGACACTCATCTTGACGAAAAATCCACAACTCATGGGCATAACGTTTATGATAAACTTGCCATGGTTTTTGAGCAAACTATTGAAAAAAAAGATTTTGACTTAATTATTTTTTCTGGAGATATTAGCGATAAGGGTAGTTTAAATTCTTATGAGTGGTTAGCAAAAAAAACAGAAAACTATAACAGTAAAATTATTTGGATGGCAGGTAATCATGATAGTGTCGATAACATGAAACAGGTTTTTAATTTGCCTTTTCTGGTTGATATTGAAGAAAATAAACTTAACTATCAATTAAATTTGTCAGGAATAAATATTTTATGTTTGGATACTAATGATAAATTACTTTCTGATAATCAAATTGATTGGTTGATTGAATCCACAGATGACAATACAATTATTTTTATTCATCATCCTCCTATTACTTGTGCTTCTCCATTTATGGATGACAACCACTCATTGGCAAACTGGAAAATTATCAAAGAAAAACTCTCAACTATATCAAACAAAACTTTCAGATTTTTTTGTGGACATTATCACCAAGAAAGTTATATTTCCTATCAAAATATACATCTTTTTCTCACTCCATCAACAATGTTTCAAATTGACAGACATAAACCCCATTTTCAAATTGCTAATACTTTGTCAGGCTATCGAATAATCGAAATATTTGAGGATAAGTCTTTTAAAACCTATTGTGATTATATTTTTATTACTTAA
- a CDS encoding site-2 protease family protein yields the protein MNGNIRVGSLFGIPFYINPSWFLILGLMTLTFGTDLAYQTNLPGLVPFLLGLVASLLLFSSVLAHELGHSFVAISQGIEVKSITLFIFGGLAALEKESKTPEQAFFVAIAGPVVSLILFAIFLIIETNFTLPIALQLIVSLLATINLVLALFNMIPGLPLDGGNVLKAIVWKITGNPQKGVIFAGRFGQFFGWTAITIGAMGTLGIIPFGNFWTVLIGWFLLQNAGTAAQSAQLEDKLNHYYAKDAISPESPVIQGNLTIRQFVNEYVIGKQPWRKFLVTDEDGILTGVLHLDDIRAIATSQWNEVFVHQVMKSKEEVKTVVDTLSLLEVVKLLEQQQDLELTVVKENGFVVGLIEKQGIIKFLQSQAA from the coding sequence ATGAATGGTAACATCAGAGTCGGTAGTTTATTCGGCATTCCTTTTTATATCAATCCCTCATGGTTTCTGATTTTGGGGTTGATGACTTTAACTTTTGGTACAGATTTAGCCTATCAAACAAATTTACCCGGTTTAGTTCCTTTTTTATTGGGATTAGTCGCTTCTTTACTGCTATTTTCTTCCGTTTTAGCCCATGAATTGGGACATAGTTTTGTAGCGATTAGTCAAGGAATAGAAGTAAAATCAATTACATTGTTTATTTTTGGGGGTCTAGCCGCCCTTGAAAAAGAGTCTAAAACCCCTGAACAAGCGTTTTTTGTGGCGATCGCAGGTCCTGTGGTTAGTTTAATCCTTTTTGCGATTTTCCTCATCATAGAAACGAATTTCACTTTACCGATCGCACTACAACTAATAGTATCTCTTTTAGCAACCATTAATCTTGTCTTGGCATTATTTAATATGATTCCGGGGTTACCCTTGGATGGTGGTAACGTATTAAAAGCCATTGTGTGGAAAATCACAGGTAATCCCCAGAAAGGAGTAATTTTTGCGGGGCGTTTTGGACAGTTTTTTGGTTGGACAGCTATTACTATAGGGGCAATGGGAACATTAGGAATAATTCCCTTTGGTAATTTTTGGACTGTCTTAATTGGTTGGTTTTTACTACAAAATGCGGGAACGGCGGCACAGTCTGCCCAATTGGAGGATAAATTAAATCATTACTACGCTAAAGATGCGATTTCCCCTGAAAGTCCTGTTATTCAAGGTAATTTAACTATTAGACAATTTGTTAACGAATACGTAATTGGTAAACAACCATGGCGTAAGTTTCTCGTTACCGATGAAGATGGTATTTTAACAGGAGTCTTACACTTAGATGATATAAGAGCGATCGCAACTTCTCAATGGAATGAAGTATTTGTCCATCAAGTGATGAAATCAAAAGAAGAAGTTAAAACCGTTGTGGACACTTTATCTTTATTAGAAGTGGTTAAACTTTTAGAACAACAGCAGGATTTGGAATTAACAGTAGTTAAAGAAAATGGTTTTGTTGTGGGATTGATCGAGAAACAAGGTATTATTAAGTTTTTACAATCTCAAGCGGCATAA
- a CDS encoding DnaJ C-terminal domain-containing protein → MQNLRTPVINYYQVLGISSDASPEDVKKAFRTLARRYHPDVNPGDQNSEEMFKQINEAYDILSDYTKRQQYDSQFLGGKRRFVGSQTKKRPSNGFPFPNANIGGFWQDNVRSSNGASSGNKNSTYRPNPPNIGDFRPGTTKTIKSTPSPRTQPKDIEAKLTLPLTKAYEGGRERIRLEDGRSLEVDMPPCMYHGQKIRLKGQGIRGGDLYLKILIEPHPFFTLQGSDISCEVPLTPSEAIVGGAIEVPTIDGLVKMNVPAGVKSGQRLKLANKGYPNIRGERGDQLVIINIVIPPEVSEEEKELYAKIREVEQFKPRQDFIDLYTQL, encoded by the coding sequence ATGCAAAATTTACGGACACCAGTGATTAACTATTACCAAGTATTGGGCATTTCTAGTGATGCCTCTCCTGAAGACGTTAAAAAAGCCTTTCGCACCTTAGCAAGACGCTATCACCCCGATGTTAATCCGGGAGATCAAAATTCTGAGGAAATGTTCAAGCAAATTAATGAAGCCTACGACATCCTTTCTGATTACACAAAACGTCAACAGTATGATAGTCAATTTCTGGGTGGCAAACGTAGATTTGTTGGTAGTCAAACGAAAAAACGCCCTAGTAATGGCTTTCCTTTTCCTAATGCTAATATTGGCGGTTTTTGGCAAGATAATGTTCGATCCTCTAATGGTGCTTCCTCTGGTAATAAAAATTCTACTTATCGCCCCAATCCTCCTAATATCGGTGATTTTCGTCCGGGGACTACTAAAACCATCAAGTCCACCCCCTCTCCTCGCACCCAACCCAAAGACATTGAGGCTAAACTGACTTTACCTCTGACTAAAGCCTATGAGGGGGGAAGAGAAAGAATTAGATTGGAAGATGGGCGATCGCTTGAAGTGGATATGCCACCATGTATGTATCATGGACAAAAAATACGCTTGAAAGGTCAAGGTATCAGAGGCGGGGATTTGTATTTAAAGATTTTAATTGAACCTCATCCCTTTTTCACTTTACAAGGTTCTGATATTTCCTGTGAAGTTCCTTTGACTCCTTCTGAAGCAATAGTTGGAGGTGCGATCGAAGTTCCTACCATTGATGGTTTAGTGAAAATGAATGTCCCCGCCGGGGTAAAATCAGGACAAAGATTAAAATTAGCCAATAAAGGTTATCCTAATATACGAGGAGAAAGAGGAGACCAATTAGTTATTATTAATATTGTTATCCCCCCTGAAGTGAGCGAGGAGGAGAAGGAGCTGTACGCCAAAATCAGGGAAGTGGAACAATTTAAACCCCGTCAAGATTTTATTGATCTTTATACACAATTGTAA
- the ctpC gene encoding carboxyl-terminal processing protease CtpC yields the protein MKITKRRLILGTTALAVSSVAMTGIGLRVSQSQAFFEDSPKEIVDEVWQVINRQYVDATFNGEDWRGIRQEYLDKEYSDKEEAYEAVKEMLKKLNDPYTRFMNPEEFKSMQIDTSGELTGVGIQITKEEETNNIVVISPIEDTPAAEAGIISKDIIRKVDGKSTEGMDLNDVVSLIRGKPGTQVKLTIEREGNIRDYNLTRAKIEIHPVRARIENTPNLGKIGYIRLVQFSGNAVQEMKDAIELGEKENVNGYILDLRSNPGGLLYSSVEIARMFIDKGQIVSTVDRVGQVDAHNANGSVLTNKPIVVLVDGGSASASEILSGALQDYDRATVVGTQTFGKGLVQSVRGLGDGSGLAVTIAKYLTPKGRDINKEGIVPDVVYEMTDAEKEVLIQDRDKIGTTEDAQYRKALEILSQQVAKK from the coding sequence ATGAAAATTACTAAACGTAGGCTTATTTTGGGTACAACAGCCTTAGCTGTTTCTAGTGTTGCCATGACAGGTATTGGTTTAAGAGTATCCCAAAGTCAAGCATTTTTTGAAGATAGTCCCAAGGAAATTGTTGATGAAGTTTGGCAAGTAATTAATAGACAATATGTGGATGCCACTTTTAATGGAGAAGATTGGCGAGGAATTAGACAAGAGTATCTCGACAAAGAATATAGCGATAAGGAAGAAGCCTATGAAGCAGTCAAGGAAATGCTGAAGAAGCTCAATGACCCTTATACTCGTTTTATGAATCCTGAAGAGTTTAAAAGTATGCAAATTGATACTTCAGGAGAGTTAACAGGAGTAGGAATCCAAATCACGAAAGAAGAAGAAACAAATAATATCGTTGTTATTTCTCCCATTGAAGATACTCCTGCGGCTGAGGCTGGTATCATTTCTAAAGATATTATTCGCAAAGTTGATGGTAAAAGTACCGAAGGGATGGACTTAAATGATGTTGTTTCTCTAATCCGCGGAAAACCCGGCACTCAGGTAAAGTTGACCATCGAAAGGGAAGGAAACATAAGAGATTATAATCTCACCAGAGCCAAAATTGAAATTCATCCTGTCAGGGCAAGAATCGAAAATACCCCTAATTTGGGAAAAATTGGCTATATTCGTTTAGTTCAATTCAGTGGTAACGCTGTCCAGGAAATGAAAGATGCGATCGAACTTGGGGAAAAAGAAAATGTGAATGGTTATATCCTAGATCTGCGATCGAATCCCGGTGGTTTGTTATACTCTAGTGTCGAAATTGCAAGAATGTTTATCGATAAAGGTCAAATAGTCTCTACCGTTGACAGAGTTGGACAAGTAGATGCTCATAATGCTAATGGTAGTGTTTTAACTAATAAACCTATCGTTGTCCTTGTCGATGGCGGTTCTGCTAGTGCCAGTGAAATCCTCTCTGGTGCTTTACAAGATTATGACAGAGCCACAGTAGTGGGAACACAAACCTTCGGGAAAGGTTTAGTACAATCGGTTAGAGGCTTAGGGGATGGTTCAGGATTAGCGGTAACTATTGCTAAATATTTAACTCCAAAGGGCAGAGACATCAACAAAGAAGGAATCGTACCTGATGTTGTTTATGAAATGACAGATGCAGAAAAAGAGGTTCTGATCCAAGACCGTGATAAAATCGGGACAACAGAAGACGCTCAATATCGTAAAGCCTTAGAAATACTTTCCCAACAGGTGGCAAAAAAATAA
- a CDS encoding helix-turn-helix domain-containing protein, which produces MSPRKLSDGDRQEILSLYRNTNETTSTLAVRFGVSSSTVSRFLKNSLTETEYEDLIQEKRLARTAKNPEEEMEEKIIDHSSKDSKENDNDIDEYSSVIKEDQEKAQLNLDFEEENENLSLSSETQELEPISLHQDNTSVIPKIQLKEEDTRANNVMLDVQPEETEINEEEEEVLESVQVLAAMYGEDMEDEIEDIEEDEEDFEDEEIEKKLIVSNPMAESQLQVLPLENATFPKVCYLVIDRYAELVTKPLKDFGHLGKIPGSEILQLTLPIFDNHKVAKRFCDRKGKVIKVPDGKMLQKTSIYLKAKGISRILIDGKIYSLN; this is translated from the coding sequence ATGAGTCCAAGAAAATTATCCGATGGCGATCGCCAAGAAATATTATCTTTATATCGCAATACCAACGAGACAACCTCAACATTAGCGGTGCGTTTTGGGGTCAGCAGTTCTACGGTGAGTCGTTTTCTCAAAAATAGTCTCACGGAAACAGAATACGAAGATTTAATTCAGGAAAAACGTTTAGCACGTACGGCAAAAAACCCAGAGGAGGAAATGGAGGAAAAAATAATTGATCACTCCTCCAAAGATTCGAAGGAAAATGATAATGATATTGATGAATATTCTAGTGTCATAAAAGAAGATCAAGAAAAGGCACAATTAAATTTAGATTTTGAGGAGGAAAACGAGAATTTATCTCTATCTTCAGAAACACAAGAATTAGAGCCAATCTCTCTTCATCAAGATAACACTTCCGTAATTCCAAAAATACAACTTAAGGAAGAAGATACAAGAGCTAATAATGTGATGTTAGATGTACAACCAGAAGAAACAGAGATTAACGAAGAGGAAGAAGAAGTTCTAGAGTCTGTCCAAGTTTTGGCGGCAATGTATGGAGAGGATATGGAAGATGAAATAGAGGACATAGAAGAAGACGAAGAAGATTTCGAGGATGAAGAAATAGAAAAAAAACTAATTGTTTCTAATCCTATGGCTGAGAGTCAGTTACAAGTACTACCCCTAGAAAATGCAACTTTCCCGAAAGTTTGTTATCTTGTGATCGATCGTTATGCAGAATTGGTGACTAAGCCTCTCAAAGACTTTGGACATCTGGGCAAAATACCGGGATCAGAAATTTTACAATTAACCCTACCTATTTTTGATAATCATAAGGTGGCTAAACGATTTTGCGATCGCAAAGGAAAAGTCATAAAAGTGCCTGATGGTAAGATGTTACAAAAAACTTCTATTTACCTTAAAGCAAAAGGCATTAGTCGTATTCTGATTGATGGCAAAATTTATTCTCTTAATTGA
- the carA gene encoding glutamine-hydrolyzing carbamoyl-phosphate synthase small subunit — protein MSIFSFKPALLVLADGTTYQGYSCGATGTTFGEVVFNTGMTGYQEVMTDPSYCGQIVTFTYPELGNTGINPEDDESHQPHIKGVIARNICDRPSNWRSTQSLPDYLKQNNIIAIYGIDTRDLTRRLRISGAMNGAISTETLDPEQLLIQLRTVPSMAGLNLVKEVTTKEVYEWHESTNSEWEFSPKASLADKEKYTVVAIDFGIKRNILRRLASYGCKVIVVPANTPPEEILKYNPDGIFLSNGPGDPSAVAEGIATAKALLEAKKPTFGICMGHQILGLSLGAQTFKLKFGHRGLNQPAGLKQKVEITSQNHGFAVTEESLGADVEITHLNLNDRTVAGLKHKNLPFFSVQYHPEASPGPHDADYLFEQFVKLMRDNK, from the coding sequence ATGTCTATTTTTAGTTTTAAACCAGCATTGTTAGTTTTAGCAGACGGCACTACCTATCAGGGTTACTCCTGCGGCGCTACAGGTACAACTTTTGGAGAAGTCGTTTTCAACACGGGAATGACAGGTTATCAAGAAGTGATGACAGACCCTAGTTACTGCGGACAAATTGTTACTTTTACTTATCCTGAATTAGGAAATACAGGAATTAATCCAGAAGATGATGAATCCCATCAACCCCACATTAAAGGAGTTATTGCCCGTAATATATGCGATCGCCCCAGTAATTGGCGCTCTACTCAATCCCTTCCAGATTATCTGAAGCAAAATAATATTATTGCTATCTACGGCATCGACACCCGTGACCTAACTCGCCGTTTACGCATCTCTGGTGCGATGAATGGGGCTATATCCACAGAAACCCTAGATCCAGAACAATTATTAATTCAACTGCGTACAGTACCTTCTATGGCAGGTTTAAACCTTGTTAAAGAAGTAACTACCAAAGAAGTTTACGAATGGCATGAAAGCACGAATTCTGAATGGGAATTTAGTCCTAAAGCAAGTTTAGCGGACAAAGAAAAATATACAGTAGTTGCCATTGACTTTGGTATCAAACGTAATATCCTCCGCCGTCTAGCGAGTTATGGTTGTAAAGTAATTGTTGTTCCTGCTAATACCCCCCCTGAAGAAATCCTCAAGTATAATCCCGATGGTATATTCCTCTCTAATGGACCAGGAGACCCTTCTGCGGTAGCCGAAGGTATTGCCACGGCAAAAGCTCTTTTAGAGGCGAAAAAGCCCACTTTCGGCATTTGTATGGGGCATCAAATTCTTGGTTTGTCTCTAGGAGCACAAACCTTTAAACTAAAATTCGGACATAGAGGTTTAAACCAACCCGCAGGATTAAAGCAGAAAGTAGAAATTACTAGCCAAAATCATGGTTTTGCAGTGACAGAAGAATCTTTAGGGGCGGACGTAGAAATAACCCATCTCAATCTTAATGATCGCACTGTAGCAGGTTTAAAACACAAAAATCTACCATTTTTCTCAGTACAATATCATCCTGAAGCAAGTCCAGGTCCTCATGATGCCGATTATTTGTTTGAACAATTTGTTAAATTAATGAGGGATAATAAATAA
- a CDS encoding CIA30 family protein, whose product MNFTLICYDHSPLAQETLNNLQQQNIPLRILNTSSFNPNPSEKTEIIKINLLQDSLSPHLLERVDRIFCFPQPGINNLINLINQQLFPGEIILCDLRYGNENQRYIWGAVDDVVMGGVSSSNLFFKENKAIFTGNVSTDNNGGFVSVRSKNFNPPWDLSAYEGIRLRVQGDGNRYKFITRCEGKWDGISYCYSFNTIANVWMTIDIPFKDLIPVFRAKTVNADQFDQTRVYSLQLMLSKFEYDGAYNPTFRAGVFSLEIESIKAYGKPNSPQLILMDNQVDGETMKLQ is encoded by the coding sequence ATGAATTTTACTCTAATTTGTTATGATCATAGTCCTTTAGCTCAAGAAACCCTCAATAATCTTCAACAACAAAATATACCTCTGCGTATTCTTAACACATCTTCGTTTAATCCTAACCCTTCCGAAAAAACTGAAATTATTAAAATTAACCTTCTTCAAGACAGTTTATCACCCCATTTACTAGAAAGAGTCGATCGCATTTTTTGTTTTCCCCAACCCGGTATTAATAATTTAATCAATCTGATTAATCAACAGCTTTTTCCCGGTGAAATTATTTTATGTGACTTACGCTATGGCAATGAAAATCAGAGATATATTTGGGGGGCAGTAGATGATGTGGTAATGGGAGGAGTAAGTAGTAGTAACTTATTTTTTAAGGAAAATAAAGCCATCTTTACTGGCAACGTCTCGACAGATAACAACGGCGGTTTTGTGTCTGTAAGAAGCAAAAATTTTAATCCCCCTTGGGATTTATCGGCTTATGAGGGTATCCGATTGAGAGTACAAGGAGATGGAAACAGATACAAATTTATTACCCGTTGTGAGGGAAAATGGGACGGTATCAGTTATTGTTATTCCTTTAACACGATTGCAAATGTGTGGATGACTATTGATATACCTTTCAAAGATTTAATACCTGTATTTCGGGCTAAAACCGTCAATGCAGATCAATTTGATCAAACCAGAGTTTACTCTTTACAGCTAATGTTAAGTAAATTTGAATATGATGGTGCATATAATCCCACTTTTCGGGCAGGTGTTTTCAGCTTGGAGATAGAGTCCATCAAAGCCTATGGTAAGCCAAATTCACCGCAACTAATTTTGATGGATAATCAAGTTGACGGGGAGACAATGAAACTGCAGTGA
- a CDS encoding cytochrome c biogenesis protein CcdA, whose product MLESFSNQLYYLQQFANELVNNQLHQVSIFSFLIIFVTGLITSLTPCMLSMLPLTIAYIGGYETKGRLSSFLQSAYFALGLATTLTLLGVFAALLGRVYGQIGTGLPIFVSAIAILMGLNLLEIVPLKFPNWDASNWVKDNFPNSLKSYLLGLTFGLIASPCSTPVLITLLAFVASSENIFLSSLLLVSYAIGYVFPLILAGTFTGTLKSLLNLRVITQWINPISGGILLIFGIYSLGSYLIA is encoded by the coding sequence ATGTTAGAGTCTTTTTCTAATCAACTTTATTATCTACAACAGTTTGCCAATGAATTAGTTAATAATCAATTACATCAAGTCTCTATTTTTAGTTTTTTGATTATTTTTGTGACTGGTTTAATCACCAGTTTAACTCCTTGTATGTTATCAATGCTTCCTCTAACTATTGCTTATATTGGCGGTTATGAAACTAAAGGAAGATTATCTTCTTTTTTGCAATCAGCCTATTTTGCTTTAGGATTAGCCACAACTCTTACTTTGCTGGGAGTTTTCGCCGCTTTATTAGGTAGGGTTTATGGGCAAATTGGTACTGGTTTACCAATATTCGTAAGTGCGATCGCAATTTTAATGGGTTTAAATTTATTAGAAATAGTACCTTTAAAATTTCCTAATTGGGATGCTAGTAATTGGGTAAAAGATAACTTTCCTAATAGTCTTAAATCTTATCTTCTAGGACTAACTTTTGGCTTAATTGCTTCTCCTTGCAGTACTCCAGTTTTAATTACACTATTAGCTTTTGTTGCTAGTAGCGAAAATATATTTTTAAGTTCTTTATTGCTGGTAAGTTATGCTATTGGATATGTTTTTCCTCTGATATTAGCAGGTACATTTACAGGCACATTAAAGAGTTTATTAAATTTACGAGTTATTACCCAGTGGATTAATCCTATTAGTGGGGGGATATTACTAATTTTTGGTATTTATTCTTTGGGTTCTTATTTAATTGCTTAA
- the petC gene encoding cytochrome b6-f complex iron-sulfur subunit, translating to MEQSFPYDESASMSRRNLLNFITGAAIAVTAGGVLYPVGKFFIPPSDVGEDGSILAKDVNGNLIPASQILAEPIGTRALVAGLAGEPTYLTIKDDGTLHPWGIVDNCTHLGCTFPWNGNENQFQCPCHGSRYDEEGRVVRGPAPLPLKLAHINVDGDYIRISPWTENDPRTGEKPWWV from the coding sequence ATGGAACAGAGTTTTCCTTATGATGAAAGTGCATCAATGTCGAGACGAAATTTACTAAATTTTATCACAGGAGCAGCGATCGCAGTTACGGCTGGTGGAGTATTATATCCTGTTGGAAAATTTTTTATTCCCCCTTCTGATGTGGGAGAAGATGGCTCGATTTTGGCAAAAGATGTTAATGGTAATTTAATTCCTGCTTCTCAAATTTTAGCAGAACCGATCGGAACAAGAGCCTTAGTAGCGGGGTTAGCAGGAGAGCCAACTTACCTAACTATTAAAGATGATGGAACATTACATCCTTGGGGAATTGTCGATAATTGTACTCATTTAGGTTGTACTTTTCCATGGAATGGTAATGAAAATCAATTTCAGTGTCCTTGTCATGGATCAAGGTACGATGAGGAAGGAAGAGTTGTTCGAGGTCCTGCCCCTTTACCGTTGAAATTAGCGCATATAAATGTTGATGGTGATTATATCAGGATTTCTCCTTGGACGGAAAATGATCCTCGCACAGGGGAAAAACCTTGGTGGGTTTAA